TGATGCCGCTGGCGCAGACGCACGGCCTGACCGTCGTCGAGGATGCCGCTCAAGCGCACGGTGCGACTTTCGAGGGACGCGGCGCCGGCAGTTTCGGTTTGGGCTGCTTCTCGTTTTACGCGACGAAGAACCTCACGACCGCCGAAGGCGGAATGATCACCACCGACGACGACGCGACAGCCGACCGACTTCGTGTCCTGCGTAACCAGGGCATGCGGGCGCGCTACCAGTACGAGATGGTCGGCCAGAACTACCGGATGACCGATCTGCAGGCAAGCTTGGCGCTGCCGCAGATGGCGACGTACATGCAGCAGGTCGAGGCACGCCGACGCAACGCGGAAGCCTTGCGCGTCGGTTTGAAAGATGTCGACGGGCTGATCCTGCCGACCGAGCTGTCCGGTCGCGGACATGTCTGGCACCAGTTCACGTTGCTGTTGGCCGAGGATGCACCGATCACTCGCGACGAACTCAGCGAGCGTCTCGCCGCGAAGGACATCGGCAGCGGGATCTACTACCCGAAGGCCGTGTACGACTACGAGTGCTACCGCGACCATCCGCGGGTAGTCATCGAGGAGACGCCGGTTGCCACGTCGGTGGCGTCGCGGTGCCTGAGTATTCCGGTCCACGCGGCGTTGTCCGCCGGGGACGTCGATCAGATTATTGCCGCAGTACGCGGCGCTATGGAGGCCTGAAGATGACTGCGAGCCTGAATACGACTGCAAGCAAGCCCCGTATCGCCCTTGTCGGCTCCGGCCAGATGGGTTCGCTGCATGCGCGTGTCATCGCGCAGTCGGCCTTGTGCGAGTTGGAGTTGCTGATCGAGCCACGCGAGGAGCAGGGTAAAGCTGTTGCTGAGCGCTTCGATACGCGCTGGGCTGCGGATTTCGACACGCTGGACGGCATCGACGCCGTGGTGATCGCCGCTGCTACACCGGCCCACTACGAGTTGGCCGGACGGGTTCTCGATCTGGGCAAGCCTGTT
The nucleotide sequence above comes from Rhodococcus sp. KBS0724. Encoded proteins:
- a CDS encoding DegT/DnrJ/EryC1/StrS aminotransferase family protein, which translates into the protein MIAISSISFGEEVEREVLDTLRSGIVAQGPKVKRLEDEFAALVGTRHAVAVNNGTTALIAALQVQDLQPGDEVLTTPFTFVATLNAILEAGATARFADISESDFNLDSAAAAARIGDRTKVLMPVHLYGQSADMGALMPLAQTHGLTVVEDAAQAHGATFEGRGAGSFGLGCFSFYATKNLTTAEGGMITTDDDATADRLRVLRNQGMRARYQYEMVGQNYRMTDLQASLALPQMATYMQQVEARRRNAEALRVGLKDVDGLILPTELSGRGHVWHQFTLLLAEDAPITRDELSERLAAKDIGSGIYYPKAVYDYECYRDHPRVVIEETPVATSVASRCLSIPVHAALSAGDVDQIIAAVRGAMEA